A window of Lysobacter terrestris contains these coding sequences:
- a CDS encoding PH domain-containing protein: MNEAVATMPPAPSMADWQPLPARARALFVLSRMGLAIPAAFAGFVLGTALDGPGLLGALCGVVVVALGGLWLGLRQFRHVAWRLDEDGIAIRRGRMFQRETRVPATRVQHLDLKRGPLQRRRRLATLVVHTAGTRHSAVTLAHLDEGDAERLRDVLGRQIDHDDD, translated from the coding sequence ATGAACGAGGCAGTCGCAACGATGCCGCCGGCACCGTCGATGGCGGACTGGCAACCACTGCCGGCGCGGGCGCGGGCGCTGTTCGTGCTGTCGCGCATGGGCTTGGCGATTCCGGCGGCGTTCGCGGGATTCGTGCTGGGCACCGCGCTCGACGGGCCCGGCCTGCTCGGCGCGCTCTGCGGCGTGGTGGTGGTCGCGCTCGGCGGGCTATGGCTGGGGCTGCGGCAGTTCCGCCACGTCGCGTGGCGCCTGGACGAGGACGGCATCGCGATCCGGCGCGGACGGATGTTCCAGCGCGAGACGCGCGTGCCGGCGACGCGCGTGCAGCACCTCGACCTCAAGCGCGGCCCGCTGCAGCGCCGCCGTCGGCTGGCGACGCTGGTCGTGCACACCGCCGGCACGCGCCACAGCGCCGTCACCCTGGCGCACCTGGACGAAGGCGACGCCGAACGCCTGCGCGACGTGCTGGGCCGGCAGATCGACCATGACGACGACTGA